A single window of Syntrophotalea acetylenica DNA harbors:
- a CDS encoding prepilin-type N-terminal cleavage/methylation domain-containing protein, whose amino-acid sequence MAAADRHEGGFTLIELVISMVVVAIALGGVLMVINYSVRHSADPMLQHQAVAIAESYLEEVLLRPYADPDGSDGETVRNLLDDVDDYEGWSDAGARDQEGTAISGLEAYRISVAVDDATLNTVACKKVTVTVRHAGGIELTLSGYRMDY is encoded by the coding sequence ATGGCGGCAGCGGACAGACATGAAGGCGGATTTACGCTCATCGAGCTGGTGATTTCGATGGTGGTGGTTGCCATTGCCCTGGGCGGAGTGCTGATGGTGATAAACTACAGCGTGCGGCACAGTGCCGATCCCATGTTGCAACACCAGGCTGTGGCCATCGCCGAGTCCTACCTCGAAGAGGTTTTGTTGCGGCCTTACGCGGATCCTGACGGGTCGGATGGGGAAACGGTGCGTAATCTGCTGGACGACGTGGATGATTACGAAGGCTGGAGCGATGCCGGTGCTCGTGACCAGGAAGGGACGGCGATCAGTGGCCTGGAGGCCTACAGAATTTCGGTGGCGGTGGACGATGCGACGCTGAACACGGTTGCCTGCAAAAAAGTTACGGTTACCGTGCGCCATGCGGGCGGGATCGAGCTGACCTTGAGCGGTTATCGTATGGACTATTGA
- a CDS encoding DUF6701 domain-containing protein produces the protein MNNRLFTAPVKRALIFPAVFALLLLIPDIRPACSACSPYLGDMVINEAYGEGPYSSPFVETRLMDYTLAWAVSSWSVRTCHASGNRNLCEDNFFNPGDISEFYISGNPYFVFYPGNQMMDLGGMDITIRDADGTVIDYLSINGYDYQKGACGSVDDNSVTIGPGIKGAERLPDGTGEWVAYAESGANHEPTPNGSNDGSLVAINHYRIYHPADALTCQAASVTLRACADEDCASSFAAEATVTLAPASGWAGGNVQTFTGESESILLRHNTPGSVTVGIASASPMATNPARCYQGGAVSDCTIDFHDSGFVFEVSNLTACQNAGITLQAVRRDARTQACTGDDGFANQENRPVSLATSYLDPPDRRTSLRVNGHSLPLNGAVAIPLDFDGEAKTTLTLHYADAGKLRLDAAYAGSGEEAGLIMTGSSPEFVVSPHHLRVRATTDATTLLNNAASAGAPHWPAGEDFQVEVAGVCADGTVTPNFAAMTSLSAPAGNPAAGIITGGAFAAGDYSNGIVSDTAAYSEVGTVTLQARATNYLGSGVDVIGSTTVGRFTPHHFTASVNSPSFATACSGGSPGFTYLGQTFDYAVAPVITVTAKNKQGATTANYAGAWWKISGATLTGKTYRTVTGTLDLSGLPATDPVISGLGGGMGLLSFGSGSGLRFVRGVPVAPFDAEIGLEINIFDADGIAAEANPVTFGAAAAGAGMAFDHGKEMRWGRLAMKNAYGSELLVLSMPMRSEYFNGSVFVPNHADGCTSLPLGRLILFNGTTTVGGEQPIAVGSGISSATLYDPLVAGDAGLKFSAPGSNGYIQVRADLSLLPWLRYDWDGDGAHDDDPAARASFGIYKGRPAVIYMRERFR, from the coding sequence ATGAACAACAGGCTGTTTACGGCCCCGGTAAAGCGGGCATTGATTTTTCCGGCTGTTTTTGCCCTGCTGTTGCTTATCCCGGATATCCGGCCGGCCTGTTCGGCCTGTTCGCCTTATCTGGGGGACATGGTGATTAACGAGGCTTACGGGGAGGGACCTTACAGCTCGCCTTTTGTCGAAACCCGGCTTATGGATTACACCCTCGCCTGGGCCGTATCTTCCTGGTCTGTACGTACCTGTCATGCAAGCGGGAACAGAAATCTTTGTGAGGATAATTTTTTTAATCCCGGGGATATATCGGAATTTTACATTTCCGGGAATCCTTACTTCGTGTTTTACCCCGGGAACCAGATGATGGATCTCGGCGGGATGGACATAACCATCCGCGATGCGGACGGTACAGTTATCGATTATCTGTCGATCAATGGCTATGATTATCAAAAAGGTGCCTGCGGTTCCGTCGATGACAACAGCGTGACCATAGGACCGGGAATCAAAGGCGCCGAGAGGCTTCCCGACGGCACGGGGGAATGGGTTGCCTATGCGGAGTCCGGCGCGAATCACGAACCTACCCCGAACGGCTCCAATGACGGATCCCTGGTGGCGATTAACCATTATCGCATTTATCATCCGGCGGATGCTCTGACATGTCAGGCTGCGTCTGTGACGCTGCGTGCCTGTGCGGATGAGGATTGCGCCAGCAGTTTTGCCGCCGAAGCTACCGTCACCCTGGCTCCCGCCAGTGGTTGGGCCGGCGGCAATGTCCAGACCTTCACCGGCGAGTCGGAATCGATTCTGTTGCGCCATAACACCCCCGGTAGTGTCACGGTAGGGATCGCGTCGGCCAGTCCGATGGCCACCAATCCCGCACGCTGCTATCAGGGAGGCGCTGTCAGCGACTGTACCATTGATTTTCATGACTCCGGCTTTGTTTTTGAGGTGTCGAACCTGACCGCCTGCCAGAACGCGGGGATTACCCTGCAGGCCGTGCGAAGAGACGCCCGTACCCAAGCCTGCACAGGGGATGATGGTTTTGCCAACCAGGAAAACCGGCCGGTCTCTCTGGCCACCTCCTATCTCGATCCGCCTGACCGCCGGACTTCACTGCGGGTCAACGGGCATTCCCTGCCCTTGAACGGCGCGGTTGCCATACCTCTCGATTTTGACGGTGAGGCCAAAACTACCCTGACTCTCCATTATGCGGATGCCGGCAAATTGCGGCTCGATGCTGCCTATGCCGGCAGTGGCGAGGAAGCCGGCCTGATCATGACCGGAAGCAGCCCTGAATTCGTGGTATCCCCGCATCACCTGCGGGTGCGCGCCACCACCGACGCCACAACCCTCTTGAATAACGCCGCTTCCGCCGGAGCTCCCCACTGGCCGGCGGGAGAAGATTTTCAGGTCGAGGTGGCCGGGGTCTGTGCCGATGGCACCGTGACGCCGAATTTCGCCGCGATGACGAGCTTGAGCGCCCCGGCGGGCAACCCCGCGGCCGGCATCATTACCGGCGGAGCCTTTGCCGCTGGCGATTACAGCAACGGGATCGTCAGCGATACGGCAGCCTACAGCGAAGTCGGCACCGTCACCCTGCAGGCGCGGGCCACCAATTATCTGGGCAGCGGCGTCGATGTGATCGGCAGCACGACTGTCGGCCGGTTTACCCCGCATCATTTTACCGCTTCGGTCAACAGCCCGTCGTTTGCAACGGCTTGCAGTGGCGGCAGCCCCGGATTCACCTATCTCGGTCAGACATTCGATTATGCCGTCGCCCCGGTAATCACGGTCACGGCCAAAAACAAACAGGGGGCCACCACCGCCAATTATGCCGGAGCATGGTGGAAGATCAGCGGCGCCACGCTCACCGGCAAGACATACCGTACCGTCACCGGAACCCTGGACCTGTCCGGATTGCCGGCCACGGATCCGGTAATCTCCGGTCTGGGCGGCGGAATGGGACTGCTGTCTTTTGGTTCGGGCAGCGGCCTGCGTTTTGTACGCGGTGTGCCTGTGGCGCCTTTCGATGCGGAAATCGGTCTGGAAATAAACATATTTGACGCCGACGGTATTGCCGCTGAAGCCAACCCCGTGACCTTCGGCGCAGCGGCAGCCGGCGCCGGCATGGCCTTCGATCACGGCAAGGAAATGCGCTGGGGCCGTCTGGCCATGAAAAATGCCTACGGTTCCGAGTTGCTGGTCCTCTCCATGCCGATGCGCAGCGAGTATTTCAATGGCAGCGTTTTTGTTCCGAACCATGCCGACGGCTGTACCTCCCTGCCCCTTGGCCGGCTGATTTTGTTCAACGGCACAACCACCGTTGGCGGGGAACAACCCATCGCCGTCGGCAGCGGCATCAGCAGCGCCACCCTGTATGATCCGCTGGTGGCCGGCGATGCCGGGTTGAAGTTCAGCGCGCCCGGTTCCAATGGTTACATTCAGGTTCGGGCCGATCTTTCCCTGTTGCCCTGGTTGCGTTACGATTGGGATGGCGACGGCGCACACGATGACGATCCGGCGGCTCGCGCCAGCTTCGGGATTTACAAGGGGCGCCCGGCAGTGATCTATATGCGCGAACGTTTCCGCTAG
- a CDS encoding potassium channel family protein, whose translation MHLKKQREWPQYVVIVGCGRLGSLLAGLLSEVGSSVVIIDVNESAFELLSAEFSGFRIVGDAVEIEVLRAAKTDKADCLLATTEEDNVNLMVAQVARKLFNVPKVLARVFDPRREKVYREFDIETVSPTNLMAQAFVTSIEKKQGDKSCV comes from the coding sequence ATGCATCTGAAAAAACAGCGCGAATGGCCGCAGTATGTGGTGATCGTCGGTTGCGGCCGCCTCGGCTCTCTGCTGGCCGGGCTGCTCAGCGAAGTCGGCAGCAGCGTGGTGATCATCGATGTCAACGAGTCGGCGTTTGAACTGCTGTCGGCGGAATTCAGCGGTTTCCGGATTGTCGGCGACGCCGTCGAGATCGAGGTGCTGCGGGCCGCCAAAACCGACAAGGCCGACTGCCTGCTGGCAACAACGGAAGAGGACAACGTCAATCTGATGGTGGCGCAGGTAGCCCGCAAGCTGTTCAACGTCCCCAAAGTATTGGCCAGGGTATTCGATCCCCGCCGGGAGAAGGTCTATCGGGAATTCGATATCGAAACCGTCAGCCCGACCAACTTGATGGCGCAGGCATTTGTGACCAGTATTGAAAAGAAACAGGGGGACAAGTCATGCGTGTAA
- a CDS encoding HAMP domain-containing protein, with amino-acid sequence MKLRTKILGGYGLILALMMVVWAVAVISLYQLGRAGEAILQKNQLSVQAAENMINHLERQDSAALLSLLGDRQGSLVQFRDNQIEFAQWLGRARNNLTEPGEDRIIARIDSGYREFLTLFQSMTSTPMANRQNALAFYKQSLQPRFMQTRDSCLALREMNQTAMENASRHARRLAVETIWSMTLVGAASGSIGLALSILLSGFLLRPLAAMSRVAQQLAEGDYNVTLEIASSDELGNLAAQIVTMSQKLKIFHELNVGRLIAEKRRGEAVLRSIGDGLIVVDEAFFITAVNPQAAKLLNLSISESSGKAVSEVLPQTPLLDIIRRTTQSGQAPELPPEQTEISFGDEPHRQFFRFSVTPIRSEGGNRFREPWYCCRTSPVSRKSNGSKANSSWRPPMS; translated from the coding sequence ATGAAACTGCGAACCAAAATACTTGGCGGCTACGGTCTGATCCTGGCATTGATGATGGTGGTCTGGGCCGTGGCAGTCATCAGCCTTTATCAGCTCGGTCGCGCCGGCGAGGCGATTCTTCAGAAAAATCAGCTCAGCGTCCAGGCCGCGGAAAACATGATCAATCATCTCGAGCGCCAGGACAGCGCCGCTCTGCTGTCTCTGCTCGGCGACCGGCAAGGCAGCCTGGTGCAATTCCGGGATAATCAGATTGAATTTGCGCAATGGCTGGGCCGGGCACGCAACAACCTTACCGAACCGGGCGAGGACCGCATCATAGCCCGAATCGACTCGGGATACCGCGAGTTTCTGACCCTGTTTCAATCCATGACCTCCACCCCCATGGCCAATCGTCAAAACGCCCTGGCATTTTACAAGCAATCCCTGCAGCCTCGTTTCATGCAAACACGCGATTCCTGTCTGGCTTTGCGGGAAATGAACCAGACCGCCATGGAAAACGCTTCCCGTCATGCGCGCCGGCTCGCGGTGGAAACCATTTGGTCCATGACGCTGGTTGGCGCAGCTTCCGGTTCGATCGGGCTGGCCCTGAGCATCCTTCTGTCAGGCTTCCTGCTCCGCCCACTGGCGGCGATGAGTCGTGTTGCGCAACAGCTGGCCGAGGGTGATTACAATGTCACGCTGGAGATTGCGTCCAGCGATGAACTGGGCAACCTGGCTGCCCAGATCGTCACCATGAGTCAGAAACTCAAAATCTTCCATGAGCTGAACGTAGGACGTCTGATTGCGGAAAAACGCCGGGGAGAGGCCGTTTTGAGAAGTATCGGCGACGGCTTGATCGTCGTGGACGAAGCCTTTTTCATTACCGCCGTCAATCCGCAGGCGGCGAAACTCCTGAACCTTTCCATATCGGAATCTTCCGGCAAAGCCGTGTCCGAGGTCCTGCCACAGACGCCGCTACTGGACATAATCCGTCGAACTACGCAATCCGGTCAGGCACCGGAACTGCCGCCGGAGCAGACCGAAATTTCCTTCGGTGATGAACCCCATCGGCAATTCTTCCGGTTTTCCGTGACCCCCATCCGCTCCGAGGGGGGAAACAGATTCAGGGAACCGTGGTATTGCTGCAGGACATCACCCGTCTCAAGGAAGTCGAACGGCTCAAAAGCGAATTCGTCCTGGCGGCCTCCCATGAGTTGA
- a CDS encoding GspH/FimT family pseudopilin yields MRLFSPDSRAFTLVELVVIMVLAGVLAAVALPRLFDATAFHSRGFYEEVTQAARYAQKLAVASGCEVKFSISASGFALHQRAASCRSGDFVRVVPRPTGDDAFAASAPSGVSLAATASSVIFDPLGRATPGGVTVSIDGRSFNINGESGYVDGL; encoded by the coding sequence ATGCGTTTATTTTCGCCGGACAGTCGCGCCTTTACTCTGGTCGAACTCGTTGTCATCATGGTGTTGGCCGGCGTTCTTGCGGCCGTGGCGCTGCCGCGTTTGTTTGACGCGACGGCGTTTCACAGCCGCGGGTTTTACGAAGAGGTGACGCAGGCGGCGCGTTATGCGCAGAAGCTGGCGGTAGCCAGCGGATGCGAAGTGAAATTCAGCATTTCCGCCAGCGGCTTCGCCCTGCATCAACGGGCAGCCAGTTGTCGCTCCGGAGATTTTGTTCGGGTGGTGCCGCGACCGACCGGTGACGACGCTTTTGCCGCTTCGGCTCCTTCCGGCGTGTCTCTGGCAGCCACCGCTTCGTCGGTAATTTTCGATCCCCTCGGACGGGCCACGCCCGGCGGAGTGACGGTGTCGATCGACGGACGCAGTTTTAACATCAACGGCGAAAGCGGTTACGTGGACGGGCTGTGA
- a CDS encoding prepilin-type N-terminal cleavage/methylation domain-containing protein: protein MNIAKSRRPSHPSCCSSTGFTLVELIVVIVIVGILAALGGMFIVRPVEGFLDLSRRATLVDAAESALRRMQRDVRQALPNSVRIACDGQCLEVLHTVDGGRYRLEGPGNALDFIQNDTDGFDVLGTLSAPPEVGDAVVIYNLAAAGSSGNAYATPADNRRSVAAGSSATSLRLDDPTPFRRSSPYQRFFLVDEPVSYVCDPVAGTLVRHSGYPIRTSQSAHPGGNSAIMTRHLAACAFDYHPGTPERAGLVTLRLELAMEGEAITLFHQVHVENAP, encoded by the coding sequence ATGAATATAGCCAAGTCACGGCGTCCATCTCACCCCTCTTGTTGTTCCTCGACCGGCTTCACTCTGGTTGAATTGATCGTGGTGATCGTGATCGTCGGTATTCTCGCCGCCCTTGGCGGCATGTTCATCGTCCGCCCCGTCGAGGGATTCCTCGATCTGTCGCGGCGCGCGACCCTGGTCGATGCGGCCGAGAGCGCCCTGCGTCGCATGCAGCGCGATGTGCGCCAGGCCCTGCCCAACAGCGTGCGTATCGCCTGTGACGGGCAGTGCCTTGAAGTGCTGCATACGGTGGACGGCGGCCGTTACCGCCTGGAGGGGCCCGGCAACGCCCTCGATTTCATCCAGAACGATACGGACGGGTTCGATGTGCTCGGTACACTCTCTGCGCCCCCCGAAGTCGGCGATGCGGTGGTGATCTACAATCTGGCTGCCGCCGGTAGCAGCGGCAATGCCTATGCCACCCCGGCCGACAACCGGCGCAGCGTGGCGGCGGGCAGCAGCGCCACCTCCCTTCGGCTCGACGACCCGACCCCTTTCCGGCGCTCCTCCCCCTACCAGCGGTTTTTTCTGGTCGATGAGCCGGTCAGCTACGTCTGCGATCCGGTGGCCGGTACCCTGGTGCGCCATTCCGGCTATCCGATCCGCACCTCACAATCGGCTCATCCCGGGGGCAATTCCGCCATCATGACCCGCCATCTGGCCGCCTGCGCCTTTGACTATCACCCCGGCACTCCCGAAAGGGCCGGATTGGTGACCCTGCGTCTGGAACTGGCCATGGAGGGGGAAGCCATCACCTTGTTTCATCAGGTCCATGTGGAGAACGCGCCATGA
- a CDS encoding potassium channel family protein has protein sequence MRVIVAGAGKLLYYLARQFASKGYQITLVVSDAAEAQALCRRVKALVLHGDGSDPHVLEEAGARTADVVLALASKDQDNLAICQIAHKMFHVPRTVALVNDPQNEDVFHKLGVSVAFSATQIIARILEERAGFEDIASLMPLAGGRVTISEIALREDAPAADRTLRDLALPQGALVGGILRDGHVIVPRGDTSLRGGDRLIIISGPDCYDRVLRLITGEET, from the coding sequence ATGCGTGTAATCGTGGCGGGAGCCGGAAAACTCCTCTATTATCTTGCCCGCCAGTTCGCCAGCAAAGGCTACCAGATCACGCTGGTCGTCTCTGACGCGGCCGAGGCACAGGCGCTGTGCCGCCGGGTCAAGGCACTGGTCCTGCATGGCGACGGCAGCGACCCGCACGTCCTTGAGGAGGCCGGGGCGCGCACCGCCGATGTGGTTTTGGCGCTGGCCTCCAAGGACCAGGACAATCTCGCCATTTGCCAGATTGCCCACAAAATGTTCCACGTGCCGCGCACGGTAGCGCTGGTCAATGATCCTCAGAATGAGGATGTTTTTCACAAACTTGGCGTCAGTGTCGCCTTCAGCGCAACCCAGATCATTGCACGCATCCTTGAGGAGCGGGCCGGATTCGAGGATATCGCCAGCCTCATGCCTCTCGCCGGCGGGCGCGTGACCATCTCCGAAATCGCCCTGCGGGAAGATGCTCCCGCCGCGGACAGAACCTTGCGTGACCTGGCGTTGCCACAAGGTGCGCTGGTCGGCGGCATTCTTCGCGACGGCCACGTCATCGTACCACGTGGGGACACATCGCTTCGTGGCGGCGACCGGCTTATCATCATAAGCGGGCCCGACTGTTATGATCGGGTGCTCAGACTTATAACCGGAGAAGAAACCTGA
- a CDS encoding Na/Pi cotransporter family protein — protein MIEPFKMGYTVLGGLGIFILGMKFLSESLQMLSGGLIRKAISSVTANRVLAVLVGLSVTAFVQSSSITTVMVVGLANAGLMQLSQAIGVILGANIGTTITGWILAVNIGKYGLLLVGLGIFPMLFVKNERISGIAKVVVALGMIFFGLEIMSGAFKPLRDAEGFRNLMLLLDARSLPSLLGCVAIGCMMTMIIQSSSAMLGITMALATTGAIPMQTAVALVLGENIGTTITAQLAALGSTFTARRAAMAHSMFNVAGVLIIIAIFSPFISLIETLVPGASDYVNNVGSRPYVAAHIAFGHSFFNVVATLVMLPFLQYLERAVVKIVPEAGAAGKGPFKYFGPPGSMPLAMGVSMVHEELKRMYGLVQTALCHAGNLLKPESKGRERFTQKIKAIEDETDIMQKEITTFTVSLMQAGNSGLEQSDRAYAYIRAADELESIADYAASISSYVKRLEKNELDFSEDAWKDLESFHSRVLDFFARTGKMLENEDSGSANDMWKEASGLNAFANAIRDAHLDRMKDGSCGALSALIFSDMAIALRRIKNHTVNLYEALSSEDR, from the coding sequence ATGATTGAACCTTTCAAGATGGGATATACCGTTCTGGGCGGCCTCGGAATTTTCATCCTGGGGATGAAGTTCCTGTCGGAAAGTCTGCAGATGCTTTCAGGCGGGCTGATCCGCAAGGCGATCTCTTCCGTCACCGCCAATCGTGTCCTGGCGGTGCTGGTCGGCCTCAGCGTCACCGCTTTCGTTCAATCTTCGTCGATCACCACGGTCATGGTTGTCGGCCTGGCCAACGCCGGCCTGATGCAGTTAAGTCAGGCGATCGGGGTCATTCTGGGCGCCAATATCGGCACCACCATCACTGGCTGGATTCTCGCGGTCAATATCGGCAAGTATGGCCTGCTACTGGTCGGTCTGGGCATATTCCCGATGCTGTTCGTGAAAAACGAGCGTATTTCCGGCATTGCCAAGGTCGTTGTCGCCCTGGGGATGATCTTCTTCGGCCTGGAGATCATGAGCGGGGCGTTCAAACCGCTGCGCGACGCGGAAGGATTCAGGAATCTGATGCTTCTGCTCGATGCCCGGTCCCTGCCGAGTCTGCTGGGGTGCGTCGCCATCGGTTGCATGATGACCATGATTATCCAGAGCAGTTCCGCGATGCTCGGCATCACCATGGCCCTTGCCACCACCGGCGCCATCCCGATGCAGACCGCCGTGGCGCTGGTTCTGGGAGAGAATATCGGCACCACCATCACCGCCCAGCTCGCCGCACTCGGTAGCACCTTTACCGCCCGGCGGGCCGCCATGGCCCACAGCATGTTCAACGTTGCGGGGGTTCTCATCATCATCGCCATATTTTCCCCTTTTATCAGCCTGATCGAAACCCTGGTTCCCGGCGCCTCCGATTATGTCAACAATGTCGGCAGCCGACCCTACGTTGCCGCCCATATTGCCTTTGGGCACTCCTTTTTCAATGTGGTGGCGACCCTTGTCATGTTGCCTTTCCTCCAGTATCTGGAAAGAGCGGTGGTCAAAATCGTGCCGGAGGCCGGTGCTGCGGGAAAAGGGCCGTTCAAATATTTCGGCCCGCCCGGCAGCATGCCGCTGGCGATGGGTGTCTCCATGGTCCATGAAGAGCTCAAGCGCATGTACGGGCTGGTCCAGACGGCTTTGTGCCATGCCGGTAACCTGCTGAAGCCGGAGAGCAAGGGGCGGGAGCGCTTCACCCAGAAGATAAAAGCGATCGAGGACGAGACGGATATCATGCAGAAAGAGATCACGACTTTCACCGTTTCCCTGATGCAGGCCGGCAATTCCGGGCTGGAGCAATCGGACCGGGCTTATGCTTATATCCGCGCCGCCGATGAGCTTGAATCGATTGCGGATTATGCGGCCTCGATCAGTTCCTATGTGAAACGGCTCGAAAAGAACGAGCTCGATTTCAGCGAGGATGCCTGGAAGGATCTGGAAAGTTTCCACTCCAGGGTGCTTGATTTTTTTGCCCGGACCGGAAAAATGCTTGAGAACGAGGACAGTGGCAGCGCGAACGACATGTGGAAGGAGGCCTCAGGGCTCAATGCGTTTGCCAATGCCATTCGGGATGCGCACCTCGACCGGATGAAGGACGGTTCCTGCGGCGCCTTGTCAGCCCTTATCTTCAGCGACATGGCAATTGCTCTGCGTCGGATCAAAAACCATACGGTCAATCTTTACGAAGCGTTATCCTCCGAGGATCGGTGA
- a CDS encoding sensor histidine kinase codes for MLQDITRLKEVERLKSEFVLAASHELKTPLTGISMSINLLQELAEQWPERERELLKVAQEETNRLRALVSDLLDLSRLESGRFEVDIQPISIAYLFERTLAAFYDQAKARGIELVSSIKPGTPEVLADPTKIAWIISNLISNALRYTPPGGHIRVMAKGNPERAYLAVSDDGAGIPTEYRSRIFDKFIQVKGDSKAGSGLGLAICKEIVKAHGGSIWVESIPGEGSTFTFVLKAAPSTFSRESSGENNHVQTDQSENSRHR; via the coding sequence TTGCTGCAGGACATCACCCGTCTCAAGGAAGTCGAACGGCTCAAAAGCGAATTCGTCCTGGCGGCCTCCCATGAGTTGAAAACGCCCCTGACCGGGATTTCCATGAGCATCAATCTGCTGCAGGAGCTGGCGGAGCAATGGCCCGAGAGAGAACGCGAGCTGCTCAAGGTAGCCCAGGAGGAAACCAACCGCCTGCGCGCGCTGGTCAGCGATCTGCTGGATCTGTCCCGCCTTGAATCCGGCCGCTTCGAGGTGGACATTCAGCCCATCAGTATCGCGTATCTCTTCGAACGGACGCTGGCGGCATTTTACGATCAGGCCAAAGCCAGGGGGATCGAGCTTGTCTCCTCCATCAAACCGGGAACTCCCGAGGTGCTGGCCGATCCGACAAAAATTGCCTGGATCATAAGCAATCTGATCTCCAATGCCCTGCGATATACCCCGCCGGGCGGGCACATCCGCGTCATGGCCAAAGGGAATCCTGAGCGGGCATATCTCGCTGTTTCCGATGATGGTGCGGGCATCCCAACGGAATACCGCTCGCGCATTTTCGATAAGTTTATCCAGGTTAAAGGCGACAGCAAAGCCGGCAGCGGTCTGGGCCTGGCCATCTGCAAGGAAATCGTCAAGGCTCACGGCGGAAGCATCTGGGTCGAATCAATACCAGGAGAAGGCAGCACCTTTACTTTTGTCCTGAAGGCCGCACCGTCCACTTTTTCCAGGGAGTCATCCGGGGAGAACAACCATGTCCAAACAGACCAAAGCGAAAATTCTCGTCATCGATGA
- a CDS encoding sigma-54-dependent transcriptional regulator, protein MSKQTKAKILVIDDEKNILFTVRQTLEPQGYEVHTATTGEEGLRMAAEENFDLVLLDLKLPGIDGVEVLRQLEQRPRRSQVIVISAFGTVTNAVEVMKLGALDFIEKPFAPRELRDAVRKVLSRPRQGTDPGNDYNGWIALSKRCAAEGQLGNAMAHAKHAAGLEPDRPEAFNLLGAYCEMQGKTIEAQKYYRAALELNPGYLPSQTNLNRLVMKKSGPLLLGQE, encoded by the coding sequence ATGTCCAAACAGACCAAAGCGAAAATTCTCGTCATCGATGATGAGAAAAACATTTTGTTCACGGTTCGCCAGACACTAGAACCCCAGGGTTACGAGGTCCACACCGCGACCACCGGCGAGGAGGGCTTGCGCATGGCGGCCGAGGAGAATTTCGATCTGGTCCTGCTCGACCTGAAACTGCCGGGGATCGACGGCGTGGAGGTGTTGCGGCAATTGGAGCAAAGACCCCGGCGATCCCAGGTCATCGTTATTTCGGCGTTCGGAACGGTGACCAATGCGGTCGAAGTCATGAAGCTCGGAGCCCTGGATTTCATTGAAAAACCGTTTGCACCCCGAGAGTTGCGCGATGCGGTCCGGAAGGTCCTCAGCCGGCCTCGACAAGGGACCGACCCGGGCAACGATTACAACGGCTGGATCGCACTGTCCAAACGCTGCGCCGCGGAGGGTCAGCTCGGCAATGCCATGGCCCATGCCAAGCATGCCGCGGGACTTGAGCCCGATCGCCCGGAGGCATTCAACCTGCTGGGCGCTTATTGCGAAATGCAGGGCAAAACCATCGAAGCCCAGAAATATTACAGGGCGGCCCTGGAATTGAACCCGGGCTACCTGCCGTCACAAACCAATCTCAATCGCCTGGTGATGAAAAAATCGGGGCCTTTGCTTCTGGGGCAGGAGTAG
- a CDS encoding pilus assembly protein MshP yields MIDTGWLGSQKGLSIVTALFVLLVLSALGLFMVTMSGVQSRTFLWALQGARAYHAARSGLEWGGYRALKGGSCVSDSLDIDGFLVSVSCSEESFVEGGQSYKVFNVAALAESGTYGSRDYVSRQLQARITGAMP; encoded by the coding sequence ATGATCGACACCGGTTGGCTTGGTTCGCAAAAAGGGCTTTCCATCGTCACCGCCCTTTTCGTGCTGCTGGTGCTATCGGCGCTGGGGCTTTTCATGGTGACCATGAGCGGCGTGCAGAGTCGCACCTTCCTTTGGGCGCTGCAGGGCGCGCGGGCCTATCATGCGGCCCGAAGCGGTCTGGAGTGGGGTGGGTACCGGGCCCTGAAAGGTGGTTCCTGCGTGTCGGACAGCCTTGACATTGATGGTTTTCTGGTCAGCGTGTCCTGCAGCGAAGAGTCGTTTGTCGAAGGCGGGCAAAGCTACAAGGTTTTCAATGTTGCCGCGTTGGCGGAATCCGGAACTTACGGCAGCCGCGATTATGTTTCCCGGCAGCTGCAAGCCAGAATCACGGGAGCTATGCCATGA